Proteins co-encoded in one Marmota flaviventris isolate mMarFla1 chromosome 9, mMarFla1.hap1, whole genome shotgun sequence genomic window:
- the Cxcr5 gene encoding C-X-C chemokine receptor type 5: MNYPLALDMDFTNYNLGDLYKEFANYNDSTETPLQESHFCSTVEGPLLTSFKAVFMPVAYSLIFLLGLMGNILVLVILERHRHTRSSTETFLFHLAVADLLLVFILPFAIAEGSVGWVLGTSLCKIVIALHKINFYCSSLLLACIAVDRYLAIVHAVHAYRHRRLLSIHITCATIWLAGFLFALPEILFAKVSQPHSNDSLPRCTFPQENQAETNAWFTSRFLYHVGGFLLPMLVMGWCYVGVVHRLCQAQRRPQRQKAVRVAILVTSIFFLCWSPYHVVIFLDTLARLKAVDNSCELNGSLPVAITICEFLGLAHCCLNPMLYTFAGVKFRSDLSRLLTKLGCTGPASLCQLFPGWRKSSLSESENATSLTTF, translated from the coding sequence TACAAGGAGTTTGCCAACTACAATGACAGCACAGAGACCCCCCTACAGGAAAGTCACTTCTGCTCCACAGTTGAGGGGCCCCTACTGACTTCCTTCAAGGCTGTGTTCATGCCTGTGGCCTACAGCCTCATCTTCCTCCTGGGCCTGATGGGCAACATCCTGGTGCTGGTGATCCTCGAGCGGCACCGGCATACGCGCAGCTCCACCGAGACCTTCCTGTTCCACCTGGCGGTGGCTGACCTCCTACTAGTCTTCATCCTGCCCTTTGCTATCGCTGAAGGCTCTGTGGGCTGGGTCCTGGGAACCTCCCTCTGCAAAATTGTGATTGCTCTGCACAAGATCAATTTCTACTGCAGCAGCCTGCTGCTAGCCTGCATCGCTGTGGACCGCTACCTGGCTATTGTTCATGCCGTCCACGCCTACCGTCACCGCCGCCTCCTCTCCATCCACATCACCTGTGCAACCATCTGGCTGGCAGGCTTCCTCTTCGCTTTGCCGGAGATCCTCTTCGCCAAGGTCAGCCAACCCCACAGCAATGACTCCCTGCCACGTTGCACCTTCCCTCAGGAGAACCAAGCTGAAACCAATGCCTGGTTTACCTCCCGCTTCCTCTACCATGTTGGGGGCTTTCTGCTGCCAATGCTGGTAATGGGCTGGTGTTATGTGGGGGTGGTACACAGACTATGCCAGGCCCAGCGGCGCCCTCAGCGACAGAAAGCAGTCAGAGTGGCCATCCTGGTGACAAGCATCTTCTTTCTCTGCTGGTCACCTTACCACGTTGTCATCTTCCTGGACACCCTGGCCAGACTGAAGGCCGTGGACAACAGCTGTGAGCTGAATGGCTCTCTCCCGGTGGCCATCACCATATGCGAGTTCCTGGGCCTGGCCCACTGCTGCCTCAACCCCATGCTCTACACTTTCGCTGGAGTGAAGTTTCGAAGTGACCTGTCTCGACTTCTGACCAAGCTGGGTTGCACCGGCCCTGCTTCCCTGTGCCAGCTCTTCCCTGGCTGGCGCAAGAGCAGTCTGTCTGAGTCAGAGAATGCCACCTCCCTCACCACCTTCTAG